Proteins co-encoded in one Listeria ivanovii subsp. ivanovii genomic window:
- the cymR gene encoding cysteine metabolism transcriptional regulator CymR: MKITTKGRYGLTITLELAKRIGEGPISLRSIAKEKNLSEHYLEQLIGPLRNAGIVKSIRGAHGGYVLNGDPEKITAGDIIRTLEGPIVLVESIEDEEAAQRELWTRMRNAVRDVLDQTTLADLLKHTSDAELTNGYMFYI, from the coding sequence ATGAAAATTACAACTAAAGGTCGTTATGGCTTAACAATAACACTCGAACTCGCGAAACGGATTGGCGAGGGTCCTATTTCTCTTCGTAGTATTGCGAAAGAAAAAAATCTGTCAGAACATTATTTAGAGCAATTAATCGGGCCGCTTCGTAATGCTGGTATTGTTAAAAGTATTCGGGGGGCTCACGGTGGCTATGTATTAAACGGTGATCCTGAAAAAATTACAGCTGGTGATATCATTCGAACGCTTGAAGGCCCTATCGTACTTGTGGAGAGTATTGAGGACGAAGAAGCGGCACAGCGCGAATTATGGACTAGAATGCGAAATGCGGTTCGCGATGTGTTAGATCAAACTACCCTTGCAGATTTATTAAAACATACTTCTGATGCAGAATTGACAAATGGTTATATGTTTTATATTTAA
- a CDS encoding replication-associated recombination protein A: protein MAIQPLAYRMRPKSLDEIVGQTHLVGKDKIIYRMVKAKQLSSMILYGPPGIGKTSIASAIAGSTKYAFRTLNAVTNNKKDMEVVAAEAKMSGTVILLLDEVHRLDKAKQDFLLPLLESGAIILIGATTSNPYIAINPAIRSRTQIFELKPLTVEDIMITLDRALADKDRGLGNYQVEIDEFAKKHFATASNGDVRSALNALELAVISSEPDEDGIVRVTLDVAEECLQKKSLAHDKDGDAHYDVLSAFQKSVRGSDANAALHYMGRLIEAGDLVSISRRMLVMAYEDIGLANPQAGAHTLAAIQTAEKVGFPEARIPLANAVIELCLSPKSNSAIMAIDAALSDIRKGNSGEVPDHLRDGHYSGAEKLGRAIDYKYPHSYENGWVNQQYLPDRLKDKLYYEPKLTSKFEQTIALVYQKINENKEKSE, encoded by the coding sequence ATGGCAATTCAACCTTTAGCTTACCGGATGCGCCCAAAATCTCTAGACGAAATTGTCGGGCAAACACACTTAGTTGGTAAAGATAAAATCATCTACCGGATGGTCAAAGCAAAACAATTATCTTCTATGATATTATATGGACCGCCTGGAATCGGAAAAACCTCGATTGCAAGTGCGATTGCAGGAAGTACGAAATATGCTTTTCGAACTTTAAATGCAGTAACGAATAATAAAAAAGATATGGAAGTCGTAGCGGCAGAGGCAAAAATGAGCGGGACAGTTATTTTGCTATTAGATGAAGTACATCGCTTAGACAAAGCAAAACAAGACTTTTTATTACCATTACTTGAAAGTGGTGCCATTATTTTAATTGGTGCCACAACGAGTAATCCTTATATTGCAATAAATCCTGCGATTCGGAGTAGGACACAAATTTTTGAATTAAAACCTTTAACAGTAGAAGATATTATGATAACGCTGGACCGGGCATTAGCGGATAAGGACAGAGGGCTTGGGAATTATCAAGTGGAAATAGATGAATTTGCGAAGAAACATTTTGCCACAGCAAGTAACGGCGATGTTCGTAGTGCACTAAATGCTTTGGAGCTCGCAGTTATTTCTTCTGAACCAGATGAAGATGGGATTGTACGGGTTACTTTAGATGTTGCAGAAGAGTGCTTACAAAAGAAAAGTTTGGCTCACGATAAAGATGGAGATGCTCATTATGATGTGTTAAGTGCTTTTCAAAAGTCGGTTCGTGGTAGTGATGCCAATGCGGCACTTCATTATATGGGACGTTTAATCGAAGCAGGTGACTTAGTTAGTATAAGTAGAAGAATGCTTGTGATGGCATATGAAGACATTGGTCTGGCTAATCCGCAAGCTGGTGCTCATACATTAGCAGCAATTCAAACTGCAGAAAAAGTTGGTTTTCCAGAAGCGCGAATTCCCTTAGCAAATGCAGTAATTGAATTATGTTTGTCTCCAAAATCGAATTCAGCTATTATGGCAATTGATGCAGCCTTGTCAGACATTCGAAAAGGAAATAGTGGGGAAGTGCCCGATCATCTTCGTGATGGCCATTACTCTGGGGCAGAAAAACTTGGGCGTGCAATAGATTATAAATATCCTCATAGCTATGAAAATGGTTGGGTTAATCAACAATATTTACCAGATAGGCTGAAGGATAAGTTATACTATGAACCAAAACTCACATCCAAGTTTGAACAAACCATTGCTTTGGTTTATCAAAAAATCAATGAAAACAAAGAGAAATCAGAATAA
- the aspS gene encoding aspartate--tRNA ligase, whose product MEKRTNYCGDLNETHIGQNVILHGWVQKRRDLGGLIFIDLRDREGIVQVVFNPETSKEALEIADSVRNEFVVTVKGKVSARAENVINEKIATGKIEISAEAITILNASKTPPFYIEDGVNVSDELRLKYRYLDLRRPEMNHIFKMRHTVTRTFRNKLDALGFFDIETPYLTKSTPEGARDYLVPSRVYPGNFYALPQSPQILKQLLMTAGFDKYYQIVRCFRDEDLRGDRQPEFTQIDLETSFLTKEEIQAITEDMLIDVVKEAKNITIEKPFPRMTYQEAMDRFGSDKPDIRFGLELQNVSEVVKDIDFKVFQSAVENGGEVKAINAKGAATNFSRKDLDALGVFVANYGAKGLAWLKVEAGELKGPIAKFFQADKAQELMTALQAEDGDLLLFAADKAAIVAASLGALRNKLGKELNLINEEELAFLWVTDWPLFEYDEEAGRYVSAHHPFTLPREEDIPLLETDSSKVMAEAYDIVLNGYEIGGGSLRIYKKEVQESMFRALGFTDEAASEQFGFLMEALEYGTPPHGGIALGLDRIVMILAGRNNLRDTIAFPKTGSAVDPLTNAPGEVSTAQLAELKLETVKKESN is encoded by the coding sequence ATGGAAAAACGTACAAATTACTGCGGAGATTTAAATGAAACTCATATTGGACAAAACGTTATCCTTCATGGATGGGTACAAAAGCGTCGTGATTTAGGAGGGTTAATTTTCATTGATTTGCGTGACCGGGAAGGGATTGTTCAAGTAGTCTTCAATCCAGAAACATCTAAAGAAGCACTAGAAATTGCTGACAGCGTAAGAAATGAATTCGTTGTTACGGTCAAAGGGAAAGTTAGTGCACGTGCCGAAAATGTTATCAATGAAAAAATAGCTACAGGAAAAATTGAGATTTCTGCCGAAGCAATTACCATTTTAAACGCATCTAAAACACCACCATTTTATATAGAAGATGGTGTGAACGTTTCTGATGAACTTCGCTTAAAATATCGTTACTTAGATTTACGACGTCCAGAAATGAATCATATTTTTAAAATGCGTCATACCGTTACAAGAACATTCCGCAACAAACTAGATGCACTTGGATTCTTTGATATTGAAACCCCGTATTTAACCAAAAGTACTCCAGAAGGTGCTCGTGATTATCTGGTGCCGAGCCGTGTTTATCCAGGTAATTTCTATGCCTTACCTCAATCTCCGCAAATTTTGAAACAATTGTTAATGACTGCTGGTTTTGATAAATATTATCAGATTGTTCGTTGTTTTCGTGATGAAGATTTGCGTGGTGACCGCCAACCGGAATTCACCCAAATCGATTTAGAAACAAGCTTTTTGACAAAGGAAGAAATTCAAGCGATCACGGAAGATATGTTAATCGATGTGGTAAAAGAAGCTAAAAACATTACTATCGAAAAACCATTTCCCCGGATGACTTATCAAGAAGCAATGGATCGTTTCGGTAGCGACAAGCCTGATATTCGTTTTGGTCTTGAACTCCAAAATGTTTCCGAAGTTGTAAAAGACATTGATTTCAAAGTATTCCAATCAGCGGTAGAAAATGGTGGCGAAGTAAAAGCAATCAATGCCAAAGGAGCTGCAACTAATTTTTCACGTAAAGATTTAGATGCCCTTGGTGTTTTTGTTGCTAATTATGGTGCCAAAGGGCTTGCGTGGCTAAAAGTAGAAGCTGGTGAATTAAAAGGACCAATTGCTAAGTTTTTCCAAGCGGATAAAGCGCAAGAATTAATGACTGCGTTGCAAGCGGAGGATGGCGATTTACTTCTCTTCGCGGCGGATAAAGCGGCTATTGTTGCAGCTTCACTTGGCGCATTACGTAATAAACTTGGAAAAGAGTTAAACTTAATCAATGAAGAAGAGTTGGCCTTTTTATGGGTAACTGATTGGCCGTTATTTGAATATGATGAAGAAGCTGGTCGTTATGTTTCAGCCCATCATCCGTTCACATTGCCAAGAGAAGAAGACATTCCACTGCTTGAAACAGATTCTTCCAAAGTAATGGCAGAAGCATATGATATTGTATTGAATGGTTATGAAATTGGTGGTGGCTCGCTTCGTATCTACAAAAAAGAAGTACAAGAGTCGATGTTCCGTGCACTTGGTTTTACTGATGAAGCAGCTAGTGAACAATTCGGATTCTTAATGGAAGCACTAGAATACGGGACACCCCCACATGGTGGAATTGCGCTCGGCTTAGATCGGATTGTAATGATCTTGGCTGGTAGAAATAACTTACGAGATACGATTGCTTTCCCTAAAACCGGAAGTGCAGTAGATCCACTGACAAATGCACCAGGCGAAGTCAGTACAGCACAACTCGCTGAACTAAAACTGGAAACAGTAAAAAAAGAATCCAACTAA
- a CDS encoding P-II family nitrogen regulator, producing the protein MLGLTKIEIITRPNRFDLFQKELAKIGVSGLTVTKALGTGLEKGFIELYRGTKKESNIHERMKIEIVVSTVPVEDVLRVVKETLRTGEPGDGKVFIYPLTEVVKISTGETGIDALQDKPQK; encoded by the coding sequence ATGTTAGGATTAACTAAAATTGAAATCATTACACGTCCAAATCGCTTTGATCTATTCCAAAAAGAGCTTGCCAAAATCGGCGTCAGTGGTTTAACTGTAACAAAAGCACTTGGAACAGGGCTTGAAAAAGGCTTTATCGAACTTTATCGTGGCACAAAAAAAGAAAGCAACATCCATGAACGGATGAAGATAGAAATTGTTGTTTCTACCGTTCCCGTGGAAGATGTGCTCCGGGTAGTCAAAGAAACACTTCGAACTGGGGAACCAGGCGACGGCAAAGTATTTATCTATCCACTCACAGAAGTCGTCAAAATTAGTACTGGCGAAACAGGAATTGATGCATTACAGGATAAACCTCAAAAATAA
- the dtd gene encoding D-aminoacyl-tRNA deacylase translates to MRVLLQRCYEASVSVEEEVISEIAGGLCLLVGFTHSDTAETVDYMAKKVTGLRIFEDDSEKMNISLAEQGGAILSVSQFTLYADISKGKRPSFTKSAPGDKAEALYDLFNAKLAEAGFVVETGVFGAFMDVKIVNHGPVTILLDSEEMRK, encoded by the coding sequence ATGCGCGTGCTACTTCAAAGGTGTTATGAGGCGTCGGTTAGTGTAGAGGAAGAAGTAATCAGTGAAATTGCTGGGGGGCTTTGTTTGCTCGTTGGGTTTACACACAGTGATACAGCTGAAACAGTTGACTACATGGCAAAGAAAGTAACAGGATTACGAATTTTTGAAGATGATTCTGAGAAAATGAATATTTCTTTAGCAGAACAGGGTGGCGCTATCTTAAGCGTCTCTCAGTTCACTTTGTATGCTGATATTAGTAAAGGGAAACGTCCTAGCTTTACAAAGTCAGCACCTGGGGACAAAGCAGAGGCACTTTATGATTTATTTAATGCCAAACTTGCAGAAGCTGGTTTTGTAGTTGAGACTGGCGTATTCGGTGCTTTTATGGATGTGAAAATCGTTAATCACGGCCCGGTTACTATTTTGCTTGACTCAGAAGAAATGCGTAAATGA
- the hisS gene encoding histidine--tRNA ligase → MQLPRGTRDILPDEVTKWHFLETAFASVCENFQYEEIRTPIFEHTELFERGVGDSTDIVSKEMYTFQDKGGRSLTLRPEGTASVVRAFVEHKLYGEVSQPIKMYYNEPMFRYERPQGGRQRQFTQMGIEAIGSDDPSIDVEVISLAMAFFTRIGLRNIKLVINSLGDKESRLKHREALVNHFEPHIDEFCAECQVRLHKNPLRILDCKKDHDNPLIQSAPSILAYLNEESIAYFDNVQAYLNALEIPFEIDPTMVRGLDYYNHTTFEIMSEEEGFGAKTTLCGGGRYHGLVKEFGGPDTPGIGFGIGVERILLALEKADVVIPAKKPLEVYVITAQPEAELKAVTLVNMLRENRISAEKDYLKRKLKAQLKDANRKNAVYTIILGEEELETGKYQLKNMETGEQESIFEDSLIMVLKEKLIETKEEK, encoded by the coding sequence ATGCAATTACCAAGAGGTACGCGCGATATATTACCAGACGAGGTTACAAAATGGCATTTTTTAGAGACAGCTTTTGCATCGGTTTGCGAAAATTTCCAATATGAAGAAATCCGGACGCCAATTTTTGAGCACACTGAGTTGTTTGAACGTGGCGTGGGCGATTCAACAGATATAGTATCAAAAGAAATGTACACTTTTCAAGATAAAGGTGGGAGAAGTCTAACTTTGCGACCTGAGGGAACTGCATCGGTTGTACGTGCTTTCGTTGAGCATAAATTATACGGTGAAGTGAGCCAGCCGATAAAAATGTATTACAATGAGCCGATGTTTCGTTATGAACGCCCACAAGGAGGTAGACAACGCCAATTCACCCAAATGGGGATAGAAGCAATCGGTAGTGATGATCCATCAATTGATGTAGAAGTTATCTCCCTTGCGATGGCATTCTTTACACGGATTGGCCTTCGTAATATCAAATTAGTGATAAACAGTCTTGGCGATAAAGAAAGTCGCTTAAAGCATCGTGAAGCATTAGTAAATCATTTCGAACCACATATAGACGAATTTTGCGCTGAATGTCAAGTTCGATTACACAAAAACCCATTACGCATTTTGGATTGTAAAAAAGATCATGACAATCCACTTATCCAATCTGCTCCGTCAATTTTAGCTTATTTAAATGAAGAATCTATCGCTTATTTTGATAATGTTCAAGCTTATTTAAATGCGCTGGAAATTCCATTTGAGATTGATCCAACGATGGTTCGTGGACTTGATTATTATAATCATACTACTTTTGAAATTATGAGCGAAGAAGAAGGATTTGGAGCAAAAACAACCCTGTGTGGTGGTGGAAGATACCATGGATTAGTGAAAGAATTTGGTGGGCCGGACACGCCAGGGATTGGTTTCGGTATTGGTGTGGAACGTATTTTACTAGCGCTTGAAAAAGCAGATGTTGTGATTCCTGCGAAAAAACCGCTAGAAGTTTATGTCATCACAGCGCAACCAGAGGCGGAACTAAAGGCAGTAACACTCGTGAATATGCTTCGGGAAAATAGGATTAGTGCAGAAAAAGACTATTTGAAGCGGAAATTAAAAGCGCAATTAAAAGATGCAAATCGAAAAAATGCCGTTTATACGATTATTCTTGGCGAAGAAGAATTAGAAACTGGAAAATATCAATTGAAAAATATGGAAACTGGAGAGCAAGAATCCATTTTTGAAGATAGTTTAATAATGGTATTGAAAGAGAAGTTAATAGAAACCAAGGAGGAAAAGTAA
- a CDS encoding cysteine desulfurase family protein, producing the protein MENRIYLDHAATSPIHPEVIQTMLGAITNTYGNPSSIHYAGREARKALDAARVTISKSIHADEKEIIFTSGGTEGDNLALIGAAIAQQENGKHIITSEIEHHAVLKTCEYLETQGFEVTYLPVDKHGMVSVESLAASMRTDTILVSIMYGNNEIGSIQPIAEIGELLKDHPALFHTDAVQAYGLLNINVDELGVDLLTASAHKINGPRGVGFLYAKNGIRLVYQMHGGEQERKRRAGTENLAGICGFSAASTIMTNERTLKTEEYISFKKRMAEVWREAGLDFEVNGLEANTLPHVFSVRFPGISIEQLLMNLDMEGIAVSSGSACTAGTVDPSHVLVALFGEGHPAIQETVRISFGLGNHIEEVETAATKVSEVVKRLMKI; encoded by the coding sequence ATGGAAAACAGAATTTACTTAGATCATGCTGCGACAAGTCCGATTCACCCAGAAGTTATCCAAACAATGCTTGGCGCAATAACAAATACGTACGGCAATCCTTCAAGTATTCATTATGCTGGGCGAGAAGCCCGCAAAGCACTGGATGCAGCTCGAGTTACTATTTCTAAAAGTATTCACGCAGATGAAAAAGAAATTATTTTCACAAGTGGTGGTACTGAAGGAGATAATCTTGCGCTTATTGGGGCAGCGATTGCCCAGCAGGAAAATGGTAAGCATATTATTACTTCTGAAATTGAACATCATGCTGTATTAAAAACATGTGAATATTTAGAAACGCAAGGTTTTGAAGTTACCTATTTGCCTGTAGATAAGCATGGAATGGTATCTGTAGAGAGTCTTGCTGCTAGTATGCGGACTGATACAATTCTAGTTTCCATTATGTATGGTAATAATGAAATCGGCTCGATTCAACCGATAGCTGAAATTGGCGAGTTACTTAAAGATCATCCAGCACTTTTTCATACAGATGCAGTTCAAGCTTATGGATTGTTAAATATAAATGTAGATGAGTTAGGTGTAGATTTATTAACTGCTTCAGCTCATAAAATAAATGGTCCGCGTGGTGTAGGTTTTTTATACGCCAAAAATGGGATACGACTCGTTTACCAAATGCATGGTGGCGAACAAGAAAGAAAACGTCGTGCTGGGACAGAAAACCTTGCTGGTATTTGTGGTTTTAGTGCAGCTTCGACAATTATGACAAATGAACGAACATTAAAAACAGAAGAATATATTTCCTTTAAAAAAAGAATGGCCGAGGTTTGGCGAGAGGCTGGACTGGATTTTGAAGTAAATGGGCTTGAGGCTAATACGTTACCACATGTATTTAGCGTTCGTTTCCCGGGGATTTCAATTGAACAACTATTAATGAATTTAGATATGGAAGGAATTGCTGTTTCTAGTGGGTCGGCATGTACTGCAGGAACAGTAGATCCTTCTCATGTATTAGTTGCTCTTTTTGGTGAAGGCCACCCTGCGATTCAAGAAACAGTCCGCATCAGCTTTGGACTCGGAAATCATATCGAAGAAGTAGAAACAGCGGCTACAAAAGTAAGTGAGGTAGTCAAACGTTTAATGAAAATATAA
- a CDS encoding N-acetylmuramoyl-L-alanine amidase produces the protein MKNKFIFITVVSILLIAAGIVTTIAMANANSLVVKAEVLNVRSGPGLAYDVTSQVRKNEVLRVVGEENQWYKVQLDNGNSGWVASWLVENTDVSAASNSVAIVTSDGGLNVREKPNTSSNSLGLLNNGDQVTVTSQRDGWAQIQYQGKSAWVSSDYLDIRESVTKVDDSDLQTVTIREDSTNIRSDASRDSEVIEKANSGQSFAIQGVQGDWYQIRTTSGTNGYVANWVVDVSDKGQTTTPKSKTTKLSEATIVIDPGHGGNDPGAKGAGGTIEKEMTLKTAKNLKSKLEASGAKVILTRNSDEYVSLKSRTNKAAKNKADVFVSLHFDSLEDSDSGVSGQTTYYYDNSDKSLAESINASLGKELPTSNRGARVGDYYVIRENSQPAVLLELGYLSSAKDERNINSASYRSKIADAVVDGLSDYFSN, from the coding sequence ATGAAGAATAAATTCATTTTTATTACCGTTGTCTCCATTTTATTGATTGCAGCAGGGATTGTCACAACAATTGCTATGGCGAACGCTAATTCCCTCGTCGTAAAAGCAGAAGTCTTAAATGTCCGCAGCGGTCCTGGGTTGGCTTATGATGTAACGAGTCAAGTCAGAAAAAATGAAGTACTCCGGGTAGTCGGTGAAGAAAATCAGTGGTATAAAGTCCAATTAGATAATGGTAACAGCGGTTGGGTTGCAAGTTGGCTTGTTGAAAATACAGATGTCAGCGCAGCAAGTAACAGTGTTGCTATTGTTACATCGGATGGTGGTTTAAACGTACGTGAAAAACCAAATACCTCCAGTAATTCACTTGGCTTACTAAATAATGGTGATCAAGTAACCGTAACAAGCCAACGAGATGGCTGGGCGCAAATCCAGTATCAAGGAAAAAGCGCATGGGTTAGTTCCGATTACTTAGACATCCGCGAATCCGTTACAAAAGTAGATGATAGTGATCTGCAAACCGTCACAATTCGTGAAGACTCCACTAATATTCGAAGTGATGCAAGTCGAGATAGTGAAGTTATCGAAAAAGCTAATTCCGGTCAAAGTTTTGCGATTCAAGGAGTTCAAGGTGACTGGTATCAAATCCGGACCACAAGTGGCACCAATGGTTATGTTGCTAACTGGGTTGTTGATGTGTCTGATAAAGGACAAACTACTACTCCGAAAAGTAAAACGACCAAATTATCCGAAGCAACGATTGTGATTGATCCTGGTCACGGCGGTAACGACCCTGGTGCAAAAGGCGCAGGTGGAACCATTGAAAAAGAAATGACATTAAAAACAGCAAAGAATTTAAAATCCAAGCTCGAAGCAAGTGGTGCCAAAGTCATTTTAACTAGAAATAGTGATGAATATGTCTCCTTAAAATCTCGGACAAATAAGGCCGCGAAAAATAAGGCGGATGTCTTTGTTAGTCTTCATTTTGATAGTTTAGAAGATAGCGATTCCGGCGTTAGCGGTCAAACCACTTATTATTACGACAATAGTGATAAATCGCTTGCCGAAAGCATTAACGCTAGTCTCGGAAAAGAGCTCCCTACTTCTAATCGTGGAGCAAGAGTTGGTGATTATTACGTTATAAGAGAGAACTCTCAACCAGCTGTACTTCTTGAACTTGGTTATCTGAGTTCCGCAAAAGATGAACGAAACATTAATTCCGCCTCTTATCGTAGTAAAATTGCGGATGCTGTAGTAGATGGTTTATCCGATTATTTCTCTAATTAA
- a CDS encoding ammonium transporter produces MESVFMFFCTLLVWLMTPGIALFYGGMVRRKNVLSTAMYSFSSMAIISILWVIVGYSLAFAPGNGFIGSFDWTFLHNVGFASNETYSDAIPHTLFMMFQMTFAILTVAIISGAFAERMNFSAYLIFIILWSLLVYSPVAHWVWGDGGWLRELGALDFAGGNVVHISSGVTGLVLAIMIGRRKEADSASPHNLPLALIGGILVWFGWYGFNVGSALTIDNVAMAAFVNTNTAAAAGIIGWGLVEWLINKKPTMLGTISGAIAGLVSITPAAGFVTAPSSLIIGFLGGALCFWAVFWLKGKVKYDDALDAFGLHGIGGIWGGIATGLFATTKVNEAGADGLFYGNASLVVKQLIAIGSSVAYVAVVTALIVVMIKLFLPIRVNEEQEYKGLDLTLHGEKAYQE; encoded by the coding sequence ATGGAATCAGTATTTATGTTCTTTTGTACTTTATTGGTTTGGTTGATGACACCAGGAATTGCATTATTTTACGGTGGTATGGTTAGACGCAAAAATGTTTTAAGCACAGCAATGTATAGTTTTAGCTCGATGGCAATTATTTCTATTCTTTGGGTTATTGTTGGTTATTCACTGGCTTTTGCTCCAGGAAATGGCTTTATCGGAAGTTTTGACTGGACTTTCCTTCATAATGTCGGCTTTGCCTCAAATGAGACTTACTCAGATGCTATTCCACATACTCTATTCATGATGTTCCAAATGACTTTCGCTATTTTGACAGTAGCAATCATTTCTGGGGCTTTCGCAGAACGCATGAACTTCTCTGCTTACTTAATTTTTATTATCTTATGGTCTTTACTCGTTTACTCTCCAGTTGCTCATTGGGTTTGGGGCGACGGTGGTTGGTTACGAGAACTTGGCGCACTAGATTTCGCTGGTGGAAATGTTGTTCATATTAGTTCCGGTGTCACTGGCTTAGTTTTAGCAATTATGATTGGACGCCGTAAAGAAGCTGATTCCGCTTCCCCGCATAATTTACCACTTGCTTTAATCGGCGGAATTCTCGTTTGGTTTGGTTGGTATGGATTTAATGTTGGTAGTGCCTTAACTATTGATAACGTTGCAATGGCTGCTTTTGTTAATACTAATACGGCTGCAGCAGCTGGTATTATCGGTTGGGGATTAGTCGAGTGGCTTATTAATAAAAAACCGACGATGCTTGGTACTATTTCTGGCGCTATTGCAGGACTCGTTTCTATCACTCCAGCTGCTGGATTTGTCACTGCCCCCAGTTCGTTAATTATCGGTTTTCTTGGTGGAGCTCTTTGTTTCTGGGCTGTTTTCTGGTTAAAAGGTAAAGTAAAATACGATGATGCGCTGGATGCATTCGGCCTTCACGGAATTGGTGGTATTTGGGGTGGTATTGCAACAGGACTCTTTGCTACAACGAAAGTAAATGAAGCTGGTGCAGATGGCCTGTTTTACGGCAATGCTTCGTTAGTAGTGAAGCAATTAATCGCGATTGGTTCCTCAGTTGCCTATGTTGCTGTTGTAACTGCCTTGATTGTTGTTATGATCAAGTTATTCTTACCAATCCGTGTTAATGAAGAACAAGAATATAAAGGACTTGATTTGACGCTACACGGCGAAAAAGCTTATCAAGAATAA